A single region of the Bifidobacterium asteroides DSM 20089 genome encodes:
- the pflA gene encoding pyruvate formate-lyase-activating protein has product MTETTTFHTTQPHMLKESKVYQSQTLMGGLSGFESPIGLDRHDRMNALRTGDIGFVHSWDINTSVDGPGTRMTVFMSGCPLRCQYCQNPDTWKMRDGQPVYLQAMIDKVARYQDLFKSTGGGITFSGGESMMQAAFVSRVFRAAKEMGVHTCLDTSGFLNRNYTDAMIDDIDLCLLDVKSGDEATYKKVTGGTLAPTIEFGKRLAARGSKIWVRFVLVPGLTDSEENVENVARVCEQFKDAIEHIDVLPFHQLGRPKWHELRIPYPLEDAKGPSAALKDRVKKQLEAHGFVVY; this is encoded by the coding sequence ATGACGGAGACCACCACCTTCCATACCACACAGCCGCACATGCTCAAGGAATCAAAGGTCTACCAGAGCCAGACCCTGATGGGCGGCCTTTCGGGGTTCGAATCACCCATTGGACTGGACCGGCACGACCGCATGAATGCCTTACGCACGGGCGATATCGGATTTGTTCACTCCTGGGACATCAACACCTCAGTGGACGGGCCGGGCACAAGGATGACCGTCTTCATGAGCGGATGTCCCCTGCGCTGCCAGTACTGTCAGAACCCCGACACCTGGAAGATGCGCGATGGCCAGCCCGTATATCTGCAGGCCATGATCGACAAGGTGGCCCGCTACCAGGACCTCTTCAAGAGCACGGGTGGAGGAATCACCTTCAGCGGTGGCGAGTCCATGATGCAGGCTGCCTTTGTCTCACGTGTCTTCCGAGCTGCCAAGGAGATGGGTGTCCACACCTGCCTGGACACCTCGGGCTTTCTCAATCGCAACTACACCGATGCCATGATTGACGATATTGACCTGTGCCTGCTGGATGTCAAATCCGGCGACGAGGCCACTTACAAGAAGGTGACCGGCGGCACGCTGGCACCCACAATCGAATTCGGCAAGCGTCTGGCTGCCCGTGGCAGTAAGATCTGGGTCCGCTTCGTGCTGGTGCCTGGGTTGACCGACTCCGAGGAGAATGTCGAGAATGTTGCCCGGGTATGTGAACAATTCAAGGACGCCATTGAGCACATTGACGTGCTTCCTTTCCATCAGCTAGGACGGCCCAAGTGGCATGAGCTGCGCATTCCCTACCCGCTGGAAGACGCCAAGGGTCCCTCCGCGGCCCTGAAGGATCGGGTCAAGAAGCAGCTGGAGGCCCACGGCTTCGTGGTCTACTAA
- a CDS encoding ATP-dependent Clp protease proteolytic subunit, with product MEEGEAPTPTDPIFNRLLKDRIIWLGDEVKDANANVICAQMLMLAAEDPKKDIWLYINSPGGSITAGMAIYDTMQLIEPDVATVAVGMAASMGQFLLSSGAKGKRFVTSHARVLMHQPSGGVGGTATDVRINAELIMDMKRTLSQLTAEQTGHTLEEIYRDNEYDHWFTAQQALEYGFVDRIVTTHGTMTADQGK from the coding sequence ATGGAGGAGGGGGAGGCCCCCACGCCGACCGATCCCATCTTCAACCGACTGCTCAAGGACAGGATCATCTGGCTGGGGGACGAGGTCAAGGACGCCAACGCCAACGTCATCTGCGCACAGATGCTGATGCTGGCGGCCGAGGATCCCAAGAAGGATATCTGGCTCTATATCAACTCGCCTGGCGGTTCCATTACGGCCGGCATGGCCATCTACGACACCATGCAGCTGATCGAGCCCGACGTGGCCACTGTTGCAGTCGGCATGGCGGCTTCAATGGGTCAGTTCCTCCTCTCCAGCGGGGCCAAGGGCAAGCGTTTCGTCACCTCCCACGCGCGGGTGCTCATGCATCAGCCCTCGGGCGGCGTTGGAGGCACGGCCACTGATGTCAGGATCAACGCCGAGCTGATCATGGACATGAAGCGCACACTCTCCCAGTTGACAGCCGAGCAGACCGGCCACACCCTGGAAGAGATCTACCGGGACAACGAATACGATCACTGGTTCACGGCCCAGCAGGCCCTGGAGTACGGCTTCGTCGACCGGATCGTGACCACCCACGGCACTATGACCGCGGATCAAGGGAAGTGA
- the clpX gene encoding ATP-dependent Clp protease ATP-binding subunit ClpX yields the protein MGRVVSYNDGLNRCEFCGKDEHQVRRLVKGPSCAICDECIRLCAQIIQEDMAKDAADQRVTLPAPSKIFAYLNRYVIGQEAAKRTLSVAVYNHYKRVNMDLGDRGRAADTAIERKDAAPRVQVDKSNILLMGPTGVGKTYLARTLATIMNVPFVIVDATSLTEAGYVGEDVESVLQGLLQAADGNMDLAQRGIIYIDEIDKIARKSGENTSITRDVSGEGVQQALLKIIEGTQARVPVQGSRRHGDVRTVVMDTSNILFICGGAFVGLEEIVRRRLGLRESGFSATQGTDRVPDDRVMSQVRAEDLEQFGLLPEFVGRLPVISTLEPLGADELRRVLTEPDNALVDQYRRMFLDDGADLVFTDAALDRVAAVALERKVGARGLRGIIEHTLEATMFELPDRTDVSRVVVDADAVDGTGSPRYETGQGMTAVVGRRLA from the coding sequence ATGGGCCGTGTGGTCAGCTACAATGACGGACTGAATCGCTGCGAGTTCTGCGGCAAGGATGAGCACCAGGTGCGCCGCCTGGTCAAGGGTCCTTCCTGCGCCATCTGCGACGAATGCATACGTCTATGCGCCCAGATCATTCAGGAGGACATGGCCAAGGACGCTGCCGACCAGCGGGTGACCCTGCCTGCGCCCTCAAAGATATTCGCCTATCTGAACCGGTATGTCATCGGCCAGGAGGCCGCCAAGCGCACGTTGTCGGTGGCGGTCTACAACCACTACAAGCGCGTCAACATGGATCTGGGCGACCGTGGGCGTGCTGCAGACACTGCGATTGAACGCAAGGATGCGGCCCCACGCGTCCAGGTGGACAAGTCCAACATCCTGCTTATGGGCCCCACCGGCGTGGGCAAGACCTACCTGGCGCGGACACTGGCCACCATCATGAACGTTCCCTTCGTCATTGTGGATGCCACCAGCCTGACCGAGGCGGGGTATGTAGGCGAGGACGTGGAATCCGTCCTGCAGGGGCTGCTCCAGGCTGCCGACGGCAACATGGACCTGGCCCAGCGGGGGATTATCTACATTGACGAGATCGACAAGATAGCCAGAAAATCGGGGGAGAACACCTCCATCACCCGGGACGTGTCCGGCGAGGGAGTCCAGCAGGCATTACTCAAGATCATTGAGGGCACCCAGGCCCGCGTGCCGGTACAGGGTTCGCGGCGGCACGGTGATGTCCGCACGGTCGTCATGGACACGTCCAATATCCTCTTCATCTGTGGCGGCGCCTTCGTCGGCCTTGAGGAGATTGTCCGCCGGCGGCTGGGCCTGCGTGAGAGCGGATTCTCGGCTACTCAGGGGACTGACAGGGTGCCCGACGACCGGGTCATGAGCCAGGTCAGGGCCGAGGATCTGGAACAGTTTGGCCTGCTTCCCGAGTTTGTGGGGCGATTGCCGGTCATCTCCACCTTGGAGCCGCTGGGTGCCGATGAGCTGCGGAGGGTGCTGACCGAACCGGACAATGCCCTGGTCGACCAGTACCGGCGCATGTTCCTGGATGACGGGGCTGATCTGGTCTTCACGGATGCCGCCCTGGATCGGGTTGCGGCCGTCGCCCTGGAGCGCAAGGTCGGCGCCCGAGGGTTGCGGGGAATCATCGAGCACACCCTTGAGGCGACCATGTTCGAGCTGCCGGACAGGACGGATGTCTCCCGTGTTGTGGTGGATGCCGATGCCGTGGACGGGACAGGATCGCCCCGGTATGAGACCGGGCAGGGCATGACGGCAGTTGTTGGTCGTCGTTTGGCCTGA
- a CDS encoding HRDC domain-containing protein has translation MTTDPQTQLLSEPAQGVPSVIDDMAGYRRACRMLSRGSGALAADAERASGFRYGHDDYLVQFKRQGSGIFLLDPPALMQAGCDWSEFNKAVDGAQWIIHDSPQDLPGFYALGMRPSSLFDTELAARMLNLGHYGLSAVTAHYLGLTLAKEHSAADWSYRPLPRDWRNYAALDVELLNQLRTRELEDLRRHGKDEWARQEFAWLLGQGKVPKPKPEQPWRHISHINALHNDRRGLAVARSLWTTRNRLARRYDIAPTLLLPDKAIIEAGRLKPHNNAQFRAIRSLNERVRIHTGGEQDRMFERYAPIQRRVRPSVWKQAILEALSLPTEKLPVPPKPRCEETNAPKSMQVWRHRHPDRFARLEAARKAVTEVGRRTNTPDEILIKPRYLRNLCWTDEPEQRDVADFLRQEGARPWQVSLLSESLTRAIM, from the coding sequence GTGACCACGGATCCTCAGACGCAGCTGCTTTCAGAGCCCGCCCAGGGTGTGCCGTCGGTCATCGATGATATGGCCGGATACCGCCGGGCCTGCCGGATGCTCTCCCGGGGGAGCGGTGCGTTGGCCGCGGATGCTGAACGGGCCTCCGGCTTCCGCTATGGCCACGATGACTACCTGGTGCAGTTCAAGCGCCAGGGGTCGGGGATATTTCTGCTGGACCCACCTGCTCTGATGCAGGCGGGCTGTGACTGGTCTGAATTCAATAAGGCTGTTGATGGGGCCCAATGGATCATTCACGACTCCCCTCAGGATTTGCCGGGCTTCTATGCGCTGGGCATGAGGCCCTCATCGCTCTTCGACACCGAGTTGGCGGCCAGGATGCTCAACCTGGGTCATTATGGTCTGTCTGCAGTGACCGCGCACTACCTGGGGCTGACGTTGGCCAAGGAACACTCTGCCGCAGACTGGTCATATCGTCCACTGCCGCGCGATTGGCGCAATTACGCCGCCTTGGACGTGGAACTGTTGAATCAGTTACGAACTCGCGAACTGGAGGACCTGCGCCGTCACGGCAAGGATGAGTGGGCCAGGCAGGAATTCGCCTGGCTGCTGGGGCAGGGCAAAGTTCCCAAGCCGAAGCCCGAGCAGCCCTGGCGGCATATCTCGCACATCAACGCCCTGCACAACGACCGCCGAGGCCTGGCCGTGGCCCGTTCCCTGTGGACCACCCGAAACCGGCTGGCCCGACGCTACGACATCGCTCCGACGCTCCTCCTGCCCGACAAGGCCATCATCGAGGCCGGCAGGCTCAAGCCGCATAACAACGCCCAATTCCGGGCCATCCGGTCCTTGAACGAGCGGGTCAGGATCCACACCGGCGGCGAGCAGGACCGGATGTTTGAGCGCTATGCCCCCATCCAGCGCCGGGTTAGGCCCTCGGTCTGGAAACAGGCCATTCTGGAAGCGCTGAGTCTGCCCACCGAAAAGCTGCCGGTGCCTCCCAAGCCTCGGTGTGAGGAGACCAACGCCCCCAAGTCCATGCAGGTCTGGCGGCACCGCCATCCCGACCGGTTTGCCAGGCTGGAGGCAGCGCGCAAGGCGGTGACTGAAGTGGGACGCCGGACCAACACCCCTGACGAGATTCTGATCAAGCCCCGCTACCTGCGCAACCTCTGCTGGACTGACGAACCGGAACAGCGTGACGTGGCCGACTTCCTGCGTCAGGAGGGCGCCCGCCCCTGGCAGGTTTCGCTCCTGTCAGAGTCCCTGACTCGCGCTATTATGTAA
- the pflB gene encoding formate C-acetyltransferase yields the protein MTAVETNTVSPAELQAKAWKGFKGEDWKKDIDVRDFIQKNYTPYTGDESFLEPATEKTKFLWNYLDDNFLAVERKQRVYDVDTHTPAGIDAFPAGYIDGKPAGETQDDVIVGMQTDVPCKRAMMPYGGWRMVEQALKEAGKEPDPEVKKIFTRYRKTHNDGVFDVYTKRIKLARHNKILTGLPDAYGRGRIIGDYRRVALYGIDELIARKKADKDSIPYRNDFTEEEIEHWIRFREEHAEQIKALKQLLTLGKEYGLDLSRPAMNAKEAVQWTYMAYLASVKSQDGAAMSIGRLSAFFDVYFERDLAAGLIDETDAQEIIDNIVMKLRIVRFLRTKDYDNIFSGDPYWATWSDAGFGDDGRPLVTKTSFRLLATLTLEHLGPGPEPNITIFWDPKLPEGYKRFCARISIDTSAIQYESDKDIRAHWGDDAAIACCVSPMRVGKQMQFFGARVNSAKALLYAMNGGRDEMTGMQVIDKDVIKPVTPKEDGSLDFQEVKDNYEKALEWLSETYVEALNIIHYMHDKYDYESIEMALHDKEVYRTLGCGMSGLSIAADSLSAIKYAKVYPIYNKDAKGTPEYVEGADDDLIVNYKTVGEFPIYGNDDDRADDLAKWTVSTVMGQIKRLPVYRGAVPTQSILTITSNVEYGKNTGSFPSGHKKGTPYAPGANPENGMDSHGMLPSMFSVGKIDYDDALDGISLTNTITPDGLGRDEDERINNLVGILDAGNGHGLYHANINVLRKEQLEDAVEHPEKYPHLTVRVSGYAVNFVKLTREQQLDVISRTFHQGAVTD from the coding sequence ATGACAGCAGTTGAGACCAACACCGTCTCTCCCGCAGAGCTGCAAGCCAAGGCTTGGAAGGGCTTCAAGGGCGAGGACTGGAAGAAAGACATCGACGTTCGTGACTTCATCCAAAAGAACTACACGCCGTACACCGGTGACGAATCCTTCCTGGAACCGGCCACCGAGAAGACCAAGTTCCTGTGGAATTACCTGGATGACAATTTCCTTGCCGTAGAGCGCAAGCAGCGCGTTTACGACGTGGATACCCACACCCCGGCGGGTATTGACGCCTTCCCAGCCGGATACATCGACGGCAAGCCTGCCGGCGAGACTCAAGACGACGTGATCGTCGGCATGCAGACCGACGTTCCCTGCAAGCGTGCGATGATGCCCTACGGCGGCTGGCGCATGGTTGAGCAGGCCCTCAAGGAGGCTGGCAAGGAGCCCGACCCCGAGGTCAAGAAGATCTTCACCCGGTATCGCAAGACCCATAACGATGGCGTCTTCGACGTTTACACCAAGAGGATCAAGCTGGCCCGCCACAACAAGATTCTGACCGGTCTGCCCGATGCTTACGGCCGTGGCCGCATCATTGGCGACTACCGTCGTGTGGCCCTCTACGGCATTGATGAGCTGATTGCCCGCAAGAAGGCCGACAAGGATTCGATTCCTTACCGTAACGACTTCACCGAGGAAGAGATCGAGCATTGGATCCGCTTCCGCGAGGAACATGCCGAGCAGATCAAGGCTCTGAAGCAGCTGCTTACCCTGGGTAAGGAGTACGGCCTGGATCTGAGCCGTCCCGCCATGAACGCCAAGGAAGCTGTCCAGTGGACCTACATGGCCTACCTGGCCTCGGTCAAGAGCCAGGACGGCGCCGCCATGTCCATCGGCCGTCTGTCCGCCTTCTTCGATGTCTACTTCGAGCGTGATCTGGCTGCTGGCCTGATCGACGAGACAGATGCCCAGGAGATCATCGACAACATCGTGATGAAGCTTCGCATCGTGCGCTTCCTGCGGACCAAGGACTACGACAACATCTTCTCGGGCGACCCCTACTGGGCCACCTGGTCCGACGCTGGTTTCGGCGACGACGGCAGGCCCCTGGTCACCAAGACCTCCTTCCGTCTGCTGGCAACTCTGACTCTGGAGCACCTTGGGCCCGGCCCCGAGCCCAACATCACCATCTTCTGGGATCCGAAGCTGCCCGAGGGCTACAAGCGCTTCTGCGCCCGTATCTCCATCGACACCTCCGCCATCCAGTACGAGTCCGACAAGGACATTCGTGCCCACTGGGGTGATGATGCAGCCATCGCCTGCTGCGTGTCCCCCATGAGGGTCGGCAAGCAGATGCAGTTCTTCGGCGCCCGTGTCAACTCCGCCAAGGCCCTGCTCTACGCCATGAACGGCGGCCGTGACGAGATGACCGGCATGCAGGTCATCGACAAGGACGTAATCAAGCCTGTCACCCCCAAGGAAGACGGTTCTTTGGACTTCCAGGAGGTCAAGGACAACTACGAGAAGGCCCTGGAGTGGCTGAGCGAGACCTACGTCGAGGCTCTGAACATCATCCACTACATGCACGATAAGTACGACTACGAGTCCATTGAGATGGCCCTGCACGACAAGGAGGTCTACCGCACACTTGGTTGCGGCATGTCCGGCCTGTCCATCGCCGCTGACTCCCTGTCGGCCATCAAGTACGCCAAGGTCTACCCGATCTACAACAAGGATGCCAAGGGCACTCCTGAGTATGTCGAGGGCGCTGACGACGACCTGATTGTCAACTACAAGACCGTCGGCGAGTTCCCGATTTACGGCAACGACGACGATCGCGCCGACGATTTGGCCAAGTGGACCGTGTCTACCGTCATGGGCCAGATTAAGCGTCTGCCCGTCTACCGTGGCGCTGTGCCGACCCAGTCCATCCTGACCATCACCTCCAACGTGGAGTATGGCAAGAACACTGGGTCCTTCCCCTCCGGCCACAAGAAGGGCACCCCGTATGCTCCCGGCGCCAACCCAGAGAACGGCATGGATTCGCACGGCATGCTGCCCTCCATGTTCTCCGTGGGTAAGATCGACTACGACGACGCCCTGGACGGCATCTCGCTGACCAATACGATCACCCCTGACGGCCTGGGCCGCGACGAGGATGAGCGCATCAACAACCTGGTGGGCATCCTGGATGCCGGCAACGGCCACGGGCTCTACCACGCCAACATCAACGTCCTGCGTAAGGAGCAGCTGGAGGATGCCGTCGAGCACCCCGAGAAGTACCCGCACCTGACCGTGCGCGTCTCGGGTTACGCCGTCAACTTCGTCAAGCTGACCCGCGAGCAGCAGCTCGACGTGATTTCCCGCACCTTCCATCAGGGTGCGGTGACCGACTGA
- a CDS encoding NAD kinase, with translation MGARNAVVVTHSRVRASGHLVDEVEEQLRRDGFSVSIVDNIAAPEFGSPSQKVADDTEIVIVLGGDGTILRAAELVKGTQVPILGVNLGHVGFLAEFESFQIGEAIRRVADHDYSIDERMVAHVDLWIPGADRPLSDWALNDMTLERYDRGKMIEVSVRVDDVEMSSFGCDGMIVATPTGSTAYAFSVGGPIVWPDAQSLQMVPIAAHALFARSLIIGPKSQFTLDILGDSQSAGWICNDGRRQRPVPKRSRIVVRQSHDILRLARLSGVPFTRRLVSKFDLPVVGWREQHRPSAAANGQDQGESQESNKEH, from the coding sequence ATGGGTGCTCGTAACGCTGTCGTGGTCACGCACAGTCGGGTCCGGGCAAGCGGCCACCTGGTGGATGAGGTCGAGGAGCAGCTGCGCCGGGACGGATTTAGCGTCTCGATTGTCGACAACATTGCCGCCCCGGAATTCGGCAGCCCCAGCCAGAAGGTGGCCGACGACACCGAGATCGTCATCGTCCTGGGCGGCGACGGGACCATTCTGCGGGCTGCAGAGCTGGTCAAGGGCACCCAGGTGCCCATCCTGGGGGTCAATCTGGGTCATGTGGGGTTCCTGGCGGAGTTCGAGAGTTTCCAGATAGGGGAGGCCATCCGTCGGGTGGCCGATCATGACTACTCCATCGACGAGCGCATGGTGGCCCATGTGGACCTGTGGATACCCGGAGCCGATCGACCACTGAGCGACTGGGCCCTTAATGACATGACCCTGGAACGATATGATCGGGGCAAGATGATCGAGGTATCGGTCCGAGTGGACGATGTGGAGATGAGCTCCTTCGGCTGCGACGGCATGATTGTGGCCACCCCGACCGGATCGACGGCCTATGCCTTTTCGGTGGGCGGACCCATCGTCTGGCCGGATGCGCAATCGCTGCAGATGGTGCCCATAGCCGCCCATGCCCTCTTTGCCCGATCCCTGATCATCGGCCCGAAGTCGCAGTTCACCCTGGACATTCTGGGTGATTCCCAGTCGGCCGGCTGGATCTGCAATGACGGGCGCCGTCAACGGCCTGTGCCCAAGCGGTCCCGCATTGTGGTGCGGCAGTCCCATGACATCCTGAGGCTGGCCAGGCTGTCGGGGGTGCCCTTCACCAGACGGCTTGTCTCCAAGTTCGACCTGCCGGTGGTCGGCTGGAGGGAGCAGCACCGTCCTTCGGCGGCTGCGAATGGACAGGACCAGGGGGAGTCGCAGGAGTCGAACAAGGAGCACTGA
- a CDS encoding ATP-dependent Clp protease proteolytic subunit produces the protein MASEEAQFVARARRLAGPRGLAAVPTDRYVLPQFEERTPYGYKRQDPYTRLFDDRIIFMGVQVDDTSSDDIMAQLLVLESQDPNRDVIIYINSPGGSMTAMTAIYDTMQYIKPDVQTVCLGQAASAAAVLLAAGTKGKRLILPNARVLIHQPAMEQDFGKATEIEIQAKEMLRMRTWLEETLAKHTGQDVEKIRKDIEVDTILTAQQAKDYGMVDEVLEHRN, from the coding sequence ATGGCATCTGAAGAAGCGCAATTCGTAGCACGGGCCCGTCGACTGGCAGGCCCTCGCGGCCTGGCCGCTGTGCCCACCGACCGCTATGTGCTACCGCAGTTCGAGGAGCGCACCCCATACGGCTACAAGCGCCAGGACCCCTACACCAGGCTCTTCGACGACAGGATCATCTTCATGGGCGTCCAGGTGGATGACACTTCATCGGACGACATCATGGCCCAGCTCCTGGTTCTGGAGAGCCAGGATCCCAACCGCGACGTGATCATCTACATCAACTCGCCGGGGGGATCCATGACGGCCATGACCGCCATCTATGACACCATGCAGTACATCAAGCCCGATGTACAGACTGTCTGCCTGGGCCAGGCCGCCTCGGCCGCTGCAGTTCTCCTGGCGGCCGGCACCAAGGGCAAGCGTCTGATCCTGCCCAACGCCCGTGTACTGATTCACCAGCCGGCCATGGAGCAGGACTTCGGCAAGGCCACCGAGATCGAAATCCAGGCCAAGGAGATGCTGCGCATGCGCACCTGGCTGGAGGAGACACTGGCCAAGCACACCGGTCAGGATGTGGAGAAGATCCGCAAGGACATCGAGGTGGACACCATTCTGACCGCCCAGCAGGCAAAGGACTACGGGATGGTGGACGAGGTCCTGGAGCACCGCAACTAG
- the tig gene encoding trigger factor has translation MKISVRNLEPTKVRLTITVDPDELNPYLDQARKEIGKQVTIPGFRKGHVPGPIIDQRVGFASVAGEAVNAGVPELYSKALEEKQLHAMAQPQIDVKDIPSSAKDDTKLKFTAEVEIRPKFELPEIEGMEIEVPKPAVTDEDVDKRLDNLRQRFGTLVSVDRPASKGDYANIDLDAVIDGESVDSQQGVSYELGSNTMLDGLDEALDGLSAGEETTFEGTLEAGEHQGEKAQIKVKVNSVKAEELPDLDDEFAKEASEFETLEELREDVRKQCQVDAEGRQATDARDAFIAKLQEGLDIPVPKGIKQSMVTDQLKNTGKDPDKASKDEKTEAEESVEKELRDQMTLDALAEKLGITVSQADVTNFLASIAQQYGMDPSAFINGIVRNGQLGSAVQEVGRSKGMLAGMRAVTFKDPDGQEVDLSRFLGEDESEAQEEQDESVQAASAAAEVADQLSQDQE, from the coding sequence GTGAAAATCAGCGTCAGAAACCTCGAGCCCACCAAGGTCAGGCTCACCATCACCGTCGATCCCGATGAGCTGAACCCCTACCTGGATCAGGCCCGTAAGGAGATCGGCAAGCAGGTGACCATCCCCGGCTTCCGTAAGGGCCATGTGCCCGGACCCATCATCGATCAGCGCGTGGGCTTTGCCAGCGTGGCGGGCGAGGCCGTCAACGCCGGTGTGCCCGAACTCTACTCCAAGGCTCTGGAGGAGAAGCAGCTGCACGCCATGGCGCAGCCGCAGATTGATGTAAAAGACATTCCCTCCTCGGCCAAGGACGACACCAAGCTCAAGTTCACCGCCGAGGTCGAGATTCGTCCCAAGTTCGAGCTACCCGAGATTGAGGGCATGGAGATTGAGGTCCCCAAGCCCGCCGTCACCGACGAGGACGTGGACAAGCGGCTGGACAACTTGCGTCAGCGCTTCGGCACCCTGGTCAGCGTGGATCGCCCCGCATCCAAGGGCGACTACGCCAACATCGACCTTGACGCCGTCATCGACGGCGAGTCCGTGGACTCCCAGCAGGGAGTCAGCTACGAGCTGGGCTCCAACACCATGCTGGATGGTCTGGATGAGGCCCTGGACGGGCTGTCCGCCGGAGAAGAGACCACCTTTGAGGGAACCCTGGAGGCCGGCGAGCACCAGGGCGAGAAGGCCCAGATCAAGGTCAAGGTCAACTCGGTCAAGGCCGAGGAGCTGCCCGACCTGGATGACGAGTTCGCCAAGGAGGCCTCGGAGTTCGAGACCCTGGAGGAGCTGCGCGAGGACGTACGCAAGCAGTGCCAGGTGGATGCCGAGGGTCGGCAGGCCACTGATGCCCGCGATGCCTTCATTGCCAAGCTCCAGGAGGGCTTGGACATCCCGGTGCCCAAGGGTATCAAGCAGTCCATGGTGACCGATCAGCTTAAGAACACCGGCAAGGATCCCGACAAGGCCAGCAAGGACGAGAAGACCGAAGCCGAGGAGAGCGTGGAGAAGGAACTACGCGACCAGATGACCCTGGACGCTCTGGCTGAGAAGCTGGGCATCACGGTCAGCCAGGCCGACGTAACCAACTTCCTGGCCTCCATTGCCCAGCAGTACGGCATGGACCCCAGCGCCTTCATCAACGGCATCGTCCGCAATGGCCAGCTGGGTTCGGCTGTGCAGGAGGTCGGCCGCTCCAAGGGCATGCTGGCCGGCATGCGGGCCGTCACCTTCAAGGATCCCGATGGCCAGGAGGTTGACCTGAGCCGCTTCCTGGGCGAGGATGAGTCCGAGGCCCAGGAGGAGCAGGACGAGAGTGTCCAGGCTGCCTCCGCCGCGGCTGAAGTGGCTGACCAGCTCTCCCAGGATCAGGAGTAG